Within Paeniglutamicibacter psychrophenolicus, the genomic segment TCGTGGTCGGTTTCAAGGCCAACCAGGTCCAACACCTTGTCGAACCGCTCCGCGTAATCGGAAACCTTGGACTCGCGGTAGTTGATCACGAAATCCGCACCGGCCTGCTCGACGACCTGGCGTCCCTCCGGGGAGGCGGTTGTGGTCACGTGTGCCCCGGCCAGCTTGGCCAGCTGGATTGCCAGCAGGCCCACGCCTCCGGCTCCTCCTGTCACCAGCAACCGTTCCCCGGATTGCAGGTCCAGGTGGTTGGCGCCCAGCGCCTGCTGAGCGGTAAGGCCCGCCAGGGGCAGCGCCGCGGCATTGACCAGGGCAACGGACTTCGGCGCGGGGGCCACCAGGAATTCGTCGATGGCCAGGTACTGGGCCAGGGCGCCCAGTGCCGTCTTGCCCACGCGTGAGACCACCCTGTCCCCCACCGCAAAGCGGGAGGCCCCGGGACCCAGCGCGGTGATGACCCCGCTGAGTTCGTTCCCGGCGATTTTCGGGAACTTGTAGGGGTGCAGCATCTTCATGGTTCCGGCCCGCTGCATCGCGTCGACCGGGTTCAGGCCCACTGCGGCGACCTTGATGAGAACCTGGTTCTCCGCAGGTCGTTGTTCGGGCAACTCCAGGACCGTCATGACGTCCGGGCCGCCGTACCTGGTGTAGGCAATGGCTTTCATGTTATTCCTCCGTTGCACCAAGGATCACTGCGCTTAACGGTGAACACGTCAAGCGATCATCCGGCGGGATAGGTGCACCTAGAATCTACACGCCCACCACGGGCAAGCCACCGTGAGCCCACTCTCAGTGTCCGGCGACCGCGCGTCCGCCCGGGAACCGGCACGGAAATCCACCACCTCCCGATTCCGGAGTTCGTTCTTCCGTGCAGCGGGCGGCCGAACCGGCTTCCCGCGGTTGCAACGCACGGTGGCGGTTGGCGAGACTGAACGCCGCCACGCCCGCTCCGGCGGCCACGGGATCGACGGCAACACCGAAATGCGGTTCGGCAGGTGGCGCGGCCACCCACCACCAAGCAGCACAATGGATCGCCAGCGGGGTTGCAGGCCGCCTCTGCTGCGCTGGAGCCCCGGCTCGGTCCGGTCGCATCGGGGCACAAAAAAGGCCTCCGACCTGAGTCGGAGACCTTTCCTGTTCACTTATTTCTGTGGAGGTAAGGGGATTCGAACCCCTGACCTTCTGCATGCCATGCAGACGCGCTACCAACTGCGCCATACCCCCAGATGAGAGCCGCCCTTGCGGGCAACTCAACCATCATAGGCCACACAAAACGCGTGGCGCAAATCGGGTGTTCCTAGAGCGAGTCCGGGAGCGTTTCGATGTGCGACATGTCCGTGGCGGGCTCGCCGGTGGTAGGCAGCTCGATGAGCGGGCAGTCGCCCCAGAGGCGCTCCAGGGCGTAGAAGACGCGGTCTTCGTTGTGCTGGACGTGGATGACCACATCCGCGTAGTCGAGCAGGACCCAGCGGCCGGCGCCGCGGCCTTCACGGCGGACCGGACGGATGTCGAACTGCTCGGCCAGCTTGTCTTCGATCTCGTCAACGATCGAGTTGACCTGGCGTTCGGAAGCTGCCGAGGCGATCAGGAAGGCGTCGGTGACACCGAGGCGTTCGGAAACGTCCAGGGCGATCAGGTTTTCGGCCTGCTTCTCGGCGGCGGCCAGGGCTGCGACCTTGACCAGGTTGATGGAATGTTCGTGGGCGCTCATAGGGGGTTCTCCTTGAGGGAATTGTGGCGTCGCA encodes:
- a CDS encoding NADP-dependent oxidoreductase, which gives rise to MKAIAYTRYGGPDVMTVLELPEQRPAENQVLIKVAAVGLNPVDAMQRAGTMKMLHPYKFPKIAGNELSGVITALGPGASRFAVGDRVVSRVGKTALGALAQYLAIDEFLVAPAPKSVALVNAAALPLAGLTAQQALGANHLDLQSGERLLVTGGAGGVGLLAIQLAKLAGAHVTTTASPEGRQVVEQAGADFVINYRESKVSDYAERFDKVLDLVGLETDHDVFTRVRAGGKVVSISGPLTPEGIPAEVSGLRRALVRPVAAAMSRKARKAAAAAGATYDFFFMEPDAGGLALLCGLVDAGKLKLGIDSTYPLDDFASAFARLESRRAKGKVIIVMPS
- the rsfS gene encoding ribosome silencing factor, giving the protein MSAHEHSINLVKVAALAAAEKQAENLIALDVSERLGVTDAFLIASAASERQVNSIVDEIEDKLAEQFDIRPVRREGRGAGRWVLLDYADVVIHVQHNEDRVFYALERLWGDCPLIELPTTGEPATDMSHIETLPDSL